A single window of Nicotiana sylvestris chromosome 5, ASM39365v2, whole genome shotgun sequence DNA harbors:
- the LOC138868620 gene encoding uncharacterized protein, protein MSGFAKFMKDLVTKKRSIDCETIKMTHQVSEIVHSMTQKLEDPDTFTIPCTIGSADFAQALCDLGESINLMPYSMFKTLGIGQLRPTLMRLQMAVKRPLGIIDDVLVRLDKFILPADFVILDCEVDYEVPIILERPFLATRKALVDVEAGELTFRVGDEKWSFMCANQ, encoded by the coding sequence atgtcgggttttgccaagtttatgaaagacttggtgactaaGAAGAGATCCAtagattgtgagaccatcaaaatgactcatcaagtaagtGAAATTGTGCACTCGATGACTcaaaagcttgaagatcccgacactttcaccattccatgtaccattgggagtgcggattttgcacaGGCATTGTGTGACTTGGGAGAAagcatcaatttgatgccctactccaTGTTCAAAACCTTGGGTATTGGTCAACTGAGACCTACTttaatgaggttgcaaatggcggtgaagaggccgcttggtattattgatgatgttcttgttcggctggacaagtttattttgccagctgattttgtgattcttGACTGCGAAGTCGACTATGAGGTGCCTATAATATTGGAAAGGCCTTTCCTAGCAACtaggaaggcattggttgatgtggaagcaggggagctcaccttccgagtgggtgatgaaaaatggtctttcatgtgtgcaaatcaatga